The genomic stretch CAAATAAATGTCTCACGGCTTGGACTGGATCGGGATCCCGGACGATTACCCGACCAGCTCAAGAAATGCCATGTTACAGCATATTCAAAACAGAGCGATGCATGATTATTTCATACATAGGCACACGACATTATTCCGTTTCATCCGAGGTTCTTCGTATTATCCGAGGATACACCTCGGTTAATGTGGTGTGCTGGGGTGAAATGGGTGTCTCAGATAATCGGAATCTCGGTTAATCGAAAATCAGCTAAGCGAGATTCTAGTGTGTTATGATAgagaaaataagtttttattaataaaattgcCAATATTATTGTCACTAACAGGAATGATGATCGCCGGCTGGGATAAAAGAGGGCCTGGCTTATACTATGTTGATTCAGAAGGAACTCGAACAGCCGGTCAAGTGTTTAGTGTTGGTTCTGGCTCTGTATACGCCTTTGGCGTTTTGGATTCCGGTTACCACTGGGACTTGACAGATGAAGAAGCCTATGAATTAGGGAGAAGGTCCATTTACCATGCCACTCACAGGGATGCGTACTCTGGGGGTATAATACGAGGTAAGAGTGGCAGTTGTAATCGAATTCCCCAATTTGTTGTGAATTccgataataattacaatacaaCTTTTGGATTAACcatgattttatttatcactCGATTGTAAATATATGTTAATTTCAGTTTATCACATGAAATCTACTGGATGGGTTCACATTTCCGACGAGGACTGCAAGGATCTTCATTACAAGTATCAGGAAGACAAAGAGAAGCTGAGAAATGTACGacagtaataaaattttcattcaagtgTATCCTCAAGAATATATTGTATTGCAAACAATCGTCATTTTGTGAttaattaaaagttttttcgtattgcataaattatacctatatctcAGATCTCTAACATAAAGTATATTCCATTGTAAATATACAGGTTCATTGATTTGTTGCTGAACGTGAGACCCCGATCAGAGAGAGTCGCTGATAAAACAGCTACGGGAGTCGCTTTCTCGTTCGGCAACAAATGAATGACGCTGTATGAACATTTATGTTATGCTTGCACTGTGATTCATATTGCAGTACTCCTCATTCCGATAATCAAAGTGCATATTTCATGAACAAATGATACGGACAATCGAAATAGATGAGTTGAGTCGTTATCGCAATTTGAATGATCAGCAACAGTCAAAGTACATGtgattataaatttaacaTATTATTGACACGATACAATGTATCTGTGTTATTGCTGTGTTGACTGttaagtttggaaaaaaaaatttactcgtCTTTCTTtccactgaaaaaaaaaaaaaaattaaaagacgCAGATTGGCTGATTCGCACATAGTACCGCGAATCGCGTTGATATTGTGAGTGCCCTTGCGTCCGGCCGATCACGACTCGTCCTTTTCCATCGAATACGCGACTTTGCATAAGAACAGAGATCGTCTAACCGCGCTTTTTCCAGAAATATGTATCTCCATAGCTTTTTCGCCGTCTAGCCAAGAGTCGCTTTCGCGTCTCTCGTGCGGTCGTTCGGGTCcactgaaatataattattacaattcaTTGGTTTTGTCGCAGTGGGACGACATCGTAAATATcaatgaagtgaaatttttatttttttttattttgtaataaagtaaaaaatttcccgCAGAGCTCTCATTCCTCCTACTATCTGATAACTACACAGGGTTGAAGTCTTGATGCATGAAGGGACACAGACGTGTTTCGGAAGGTCCACGTGGCGTAAATGCGTGATACCCACAACCACATTTACGGGATAACCGACGGCTGACGCGATTGGATGCCAGCGCAACACGCTTCTTTGTCATAAACCCAGCAGCGCCTTCTGCTGCACACCAATTTCAATTGCTGCGTAGTGCTGCATAGACTGCAATCAACTGCGACGGCTGGACATACATAAGTATACTGCATACCAAGCGCCATCGCGAACATATTGCAGCGTTTGAATACTACATAAAAATCTGTATCAACATATGCGACATTAACGATCGCCTACATACTTGCGTTACTCTACTTTGTACTGCTTTGTACCACCGTGCCGTCAATTATGTCTGCCGCCGAAGAATGCTGCGAACTGAAAGGTGGACATCCCCCGGCAGGTAATTATCAAACGCATTTTCACACAATAACTTCACGAAAATCCGCCAAGCCCTGTTTACGGATAATCGAATCGCTTATTCATCCTTGTCATACATATGTGACAGGGCGCTCTATGTTGACGTTAACACTTTCGTAGCGTACTTTCAGAAATCTATacttgtatgtatgtatgccCGCGTGCCTTTTGTTACTCCGTGCATGTCAGTGTGAACTGACGTAGCTCTATTTTCCAATTCGTTTCTATACCATCGAAAATATCTTCTAATAGACgtctttcatttatttacagtCAAAGCTGGTGGTATGAGAATAACCCAACATAAAACTCCCAGGGAGGACCGAGAAGCTAAGCCGAGCAAAGAATCTGAGGAGGCCAAACTCTCTACTAGGTAATTATCATACGGAACTACTCCAAATCTGTGGAAATTCATTCAAACCCTTTCACTGGCAATGATGCAAATGTTTGTGTCCTCTGcaaaaattgtcaattatCTGTGTACTTATAGGAGTGTTTCAAGTATATGAAGAAAATAAGTGGCCGATTTACTAGGCATCTTTAGCACTAGTTATAGTGAGTTTTTTTCTCAGAACCGTGGAGTATTGCTACAAGAAGGTCGCACGTTACGGTTTTAcgcttcatatttttttaaatattttttcttgtgtTTTGAACATTATGAGGTATAAACAACCTTCCGAAAGATTGGTCCATTTTTGTTTCCTACTTTAGACCTACCGTTCGTAGCACCttactcaaaatttgatcCGTCAGTGAAGTGGTATatgatattttcttcttcctttacTCCGTATCCATTTATTGtaaatctcaaattttttattctaagATTTTATTACACTGTTGGCAACCTTtccttttcgtttttcagTCCACCAAAAACAATGATGATTAGTGGAGCTCCTGCAAGAGGAAATGCTGATTTTCCACCTGAAGCAGTGCAAAATTTCCACGGGAAGCCAGCTCCAACTCATGATGCTCGTGCAGCTCACGCTCGTCCTAACATAATTCAGCAGccaagaaagtaaaaatattactgAGTATAGCATCTTCATACTGATAACTGACGTAGCTGGACTAATGAAAAGCGAAAGAacgagagggaaaaaaatgtgtgaaattattgtaatatcgctattttaaaattgaatgagAAAACGGCagaaacaattgaaatatcttaataatttttaatgatgtGAAGACGAAACGAAAGATATAAAACAAGTCATAATTTTTgagagatatatttttttgagtgaCAAAACTCCTGAATACATAAGATATTCTTCGTTGAAACAACTCAATATTCTGCTTTCATATTTCAAATCCGTActattaaaagaaaatatatatatacaaggcTTTCGAAAATACGTAAAATGATGTGAGACCTTCTTCCAGACAGATGATAATTTTTAGTGGTGTTTGTGTTCAGTTTACTACTGAAGGCTTTGAGAGTTTATAATGGTGTTAGCTAAAAATTGGACaagacatttattttttacgaaaagGACATGTATGTCTGGCCTACGTGCTTagattatatgtatgtatgtatgttgtATCAGAACCTTGGAGCATTCATGTTCTTCAATTGCACGCTATTGTGTTTCTATTAGGTGTAACATATACTTGATTTACCTCTCAATATATAACGATACTTATGATTCACTCATGTGCTTCAATAATGCAAGTTTGGTTTTACAAGTGtggattatttcttttcttattttgggACCAATACCGAACAGAAAGTCATTATTACGAGTTTATTCCAGCCTTTCGTTGTTTTATCTACTATGCGTTTGATgcgtttattattactattgttttttaatagGTATATGTATTTCCTTACATGGTTCTCATTTCTGGTTATGGATTTACTTGGGCTAATTATTTGCACGTTCGGTTTTATCGAAACacctgtttttattttcattttaaatacaCTGGTAtctaattatataaaaataattagagGTGATGTTAAATACTATGGTGATGATAAACAGATGAGCAATACGAATGTGTATTGATTgtgtgaaaaatgacaaatcatacaaaatatcttgtaatttatttgtaaTGATTCTGTCTTAAgagatgaataaaataattttccatacaattaactatttttcaaatggaCAAGTTAATCATCATTTTagataatataaaattcttcTGTTACGGTCTCAGTTGGTAGTACTGAATGGCACTGAGCATCATCGTCATAGCAACCGTTATGTATCTCATAAATACAGTCCACATTGATGTGTCAacggttgaataaaaaataccttCCACTCAAATCCCCTTGCtcatgtataaaaatgtaattgaaacTTTAGCTTTTATcgtttatatttgaaaattttttgtcaagatATTTGGTGATCTTTCTTATTCAATCTGCCCACCATACGACTCAACAATTGTCAAACATGTCTGGTAAAAGCAGTATGGAAAAGGTATCTGAAATCGACACACATGTCACTAAGCAGTATGACATTATTCGAAGGCTCGGCAAAGGGGTGAGTTCCAAACTTTATATTGTTTCATCATCTTTATAATTGCCCATTTCCACAAATTCCATTCGATTATAGCGATTCAATTTTCTGTGATTCGTCTGGTTCGTTCCATGGTAATGTAACGCTTGAAATTTCAGGCTTACGGAATCGTCTGGAAAGCAGTAGATAAACGGTCCAAAGAGACTGTAGCAgtgaaaaagatttttgatGCATTCCGGAATCAAACAGATGCTCAACGTACCTTTCGTGAAATTATGTTCTTGTTGTCATTTGCTAACCATGAAAATATTATCCAACTCATAGGACTGCACAAGGCAAACAACAACAAGGACATTTACCTTGTCTTCGAATACATGGGTGAGATTTGTTTATCATCGTCAACTCGTATTAGATTCAATTATCAAGTTAATCAAAGAAATTGTTGTGTCACGTGTATCGCTTTATTATTCGCAGAAACTGATTTACACAATGTGATAAAACGGGGCAATATTTTGCAAGACATTCACAAGGTGTTCATAATGTACCAACTTTTCAAGGCAATTAAATACATCCACTCGGGAAACGTGATACACAGAGATCTGAAGGTAATTTGTGCCTGCAGTTTATAGTACTCCAGGCAATCCTTAA from Neodiprion virginianus isolate iyNeoVirg1 chromosome 3, iyNeoVirg1.1, whole genome shotgun sequence encodes the following:
- the LOC124301240 gene encoding death-associated protein 1 codes for the protein MSAAEECCELKGGHPPAVKAGGMRITQHKTPREDREAKPSKESEEAKLSTSPPKTMMISGAPARGNADFPPEAVQNFHGKPAPTHDARAAHARPNIIQQPRK